Within Desulfolithobacter dissulfuricans, the genomic segment GGCGCCAGAAAGGTGGGCACCCCTTCCCAGTCCAGAATCCGCTGGAGATCGTCGAGTTGCTGAAAATAGAGCGGCTCGCCGATGGCAATAAAGGATTCCTCCCTGGTTGCCACCGGGATCATCTTGTACTTTTTCAGGAACTGGATCGGGATCCGGTCGACAAAGAAATGATCAAGGTCCTGCGGAAGGGAATGTTTGATTTCCAGGCCACTTTGGTGGCTTCGGGCCAGTAACAGATCGTGTTCACTAATCTTTTTATGCTGCACAAGAATCTCGCCGATCCTGCCACCCTTTTCCTGCTGTTGCTGCAGGGCCTGGTCTATGGCCTCAGGAGGCACATGGAACTCCTGTGTGAGAATTTCGCCAAGGGATTTCATTGAGAGCGGATTTTGTGCATCTGCCTCTTGGTTTGAGAGTACATCACGAGCACAGCGCCCGTGAAGGTAAACGTACTCGTTCACGAATCTTTTATTCTTTTCCGTTCACGTGTACGTTCACGAGCACGTGGACGTTAAACGTGATACCCGGGTCAGCTGCCAGGCCCCTGGATGGCCGTCAACCTGAAAAACCTCGTGACACCCGCTCCTGCGGGAGTGACGCCAGACCTTTGCTGGAACGATCCTCTCGTGTGACACGGGATCGCGGAGCGGAGAAACGAGGGTGGAGCAGGGATAGCCCTGCCCCTCGGGATCCCACTACGTCAATGCATCCTGAACAACCACTTTTAAGTCAGGCAAATTTTTTGTCACAGCCGCCCAAATGGTTTCTAAGTCTATCCCGAGATAATCATGCACCAGTATATTGCGCAACCCGGCAATTTTGTACCATTCAATGGCTGTATGGCGGGATTTAAAGTCATCTGATAGTCGCTGAGTCGATTCGGCAAGCACCTGTAAATTACGGAGCACAGCATCCTGGACAATCGTCTCTTTCAGAAACAAATCAAGATCGAGCCCGGCAATATAACTATCTATTTTATCGATACTTTCCAGAATATGAATGAGATAAGCCTGTCATCCTTCATAACGGCCGGGCCTCTTTCTTTATTTTGTCACGCAGGTACCAATGCAGGCCCTTTTCGGTCACGATATCAACTTTTCTACCCAGAAGTTTCTCAAGCTTGACCAAGGCACCTCCAAGGTCGAGCAACGAACACCCAGCTTCTAACTTGACCAGAAGATCAATGTCGCTCTGTGGGCTTTCATTACCACGAGCGACGGATCCGAACACACGAATATCAACAATTCCATACTGCCGGGCAATTGCCAGGATTTCGTTTTTTTTCTGCTGCAGTTTATAATATTCGTTCACAGACTGCTCTCTCACCTTCTTGTGGTACTCATGTACCAGAGTGCTCCCACAGCGCTCTGGACACTCGGCGGCTTAAAAGCCCTCCTTGCCAGGTATATTTGGGCACCGCGGGAGCGGTGCCATGGTTTTTGGATTCGTTCACCGCGGAGCAGAGGAACGAGGCCTTCTGCCTGTTCCGTCTCTCTTCAGCTCCGTAGCTCAAAAGCTATGGAATCCCGCAAAGGGAGCACATTGTCCGGCCTGGCTGGACCAATTTCAGATCTCGTCTGCCTGTTCCGGCATGCTCTATTTCTGCTGCAGCCGTTCGAGATTCTTCCTGGCCATTTCCCGGAATGGGTCCAGGGTTGCGGCCTTTTCCTTCTGCCCGGTGGTGTCGTCATCCTTTGAGGGTGGCGGGCTGTTCAGCACCTTTTCATACAGGGCTCTGGCCTGGTCCTTTTTTCCTTCATGTTCCAGAATAACCCCCAGATTCAACAGGGCAGAGGCATTTTCGGGATCGCTCTTCAGGGCCTGCTCAAAATACTGTTTCGCGGCGTCAAATTCTTTTTTCTGCAGCTTGGCAAAACCGATGTCTGCCAGGGCTGCGGCATGGGCCGGGTTAGGCTTGTTGTAGAAAAAGCTGTCCGGGATATCGCTGGAGCCGGGCTGAACCGACTCCATGACATCCCGTTTCCTGTAATAAAGGTCGGCCAGTTCGGCCGGGTTTTCGACGATATGTGGGGTGATAAAGATAAACAGGTTGGTCTTTTCCTGCGACTCTATGCTGGTTTTGAACAACCAGCCAAGGAGCGGAATGTCTCCGAGCAGGGGCACCTTGTATTCACCACTGGAGGTGTCCTGGCCGATTATGCCGCCAATGACCACGGTCTCCTCGTTGTGGACCACCACGGTGGTATTGGCGCTCCTGGTGTAGGTGGTGGGACGGCCATCATTGAGATTTTTCAGCTTGATAACCTCGACCCCGATATCGAGCCGCACCAGGTCGGACTGGTTGATCTGGGGGGTGATGGAGAGCGAGGTGGCCACGTCCTTGTACTCGTAATTGGTATAATCTTCCTGGGCGGTGGTGGTGTTTTTACTGACGATATAGGGCACGTTTTCACCCACCTTGATCTCGGCCTTCTTGTTGTCCGTGGTCAGGATCTGGGGCGTGGCGATGATGTTGATGTCCGAATCGTCCTTGTAGGCCCGCACCACCGCGCTTAAGTTGGGGAAATACATGTTGCCGATCCGCACGCCCTGCTTCATGATCCCGAAGCTGAAGCCCGATGGGAGGACGGCAGGATCCGCACTGATCCCGTTGAGCGCATCGTAGGGGGCATCCTGGCTGCCGGAAAAGCCGGAGAGGATTGTCCCGGAACCACTGCTGAAAGAAGCCTCCCCGCTCCACTGGACCCCCAGCTCAAAAGATTTACTGACCTGGACCTCCATGATGAGGGCCTCCATGTAAACCATGCGCCGCGGGATATCGAGTTTCTTGATCACATCCTCAAGGACCAGGTATTCGTCCCGGGGGGCCTGGATGATGAGCGAATTGGTCTCGGCATCGGCCATGATCTTGACATCGCGGGAAATCGGCGGTGCCTTGCCGGTGGATTTTCCGGCGCTCTTCGTATCTGGCAGGTTGGTCAGCACCTTGACCAGCTCCTCGGCATTGGCGTGCTGCAGGTAGTAGACCTGAATCTTGCCCTCGCCCCGGGGCACCTTGGAATCCAGCTGAACCAGGAGATTGCGTATTTTCCGGACATTGACCTTGGAGGCCAGGACGATGAGGGAGTTGGTCCGCTCGTAGGGGATCACCTTGACGATCTCTCTCCGGCTGCCCTTTTTAACCGAACGGATAAAAAGCTGGTTCAGGGTCTTGGCCACCGTGGTGGCGCTGGCGTTCTGCAGCGGCATAATGACGAGGTCCTCGCCGATGGAGGGTACGTCGATGGCCCGGATGATATTCTGCAGCCGGTGGATGTTGGAGAGCACATCGGTGATGATCAGTACCCCGGACTCGGTATGGGAGATAACCACGCTGGTCTTGGAGACCAAGGGCGCCAGGATCTTTTTCACATCATCGGGGTTGGCATGGGCCAGGGGGATGATCTGGGTCACCACCTTGTCTTCGGGATAGGTGGCGTTGCCCTTGAGGATGGTGGCGATGCTCTTGGTCCGGGCCTGGGCCGAGGGAATGATCTTGATGATGGAACCACTGGGCACGGTGGTGTAGCCGTTGACTTCCAGGACCGATTCAAAGACCCGGTAGGCATCGGACTCGGAGATCCTGGTCGGCGAAATGATAGTCACCTTGCCCCGGACCCCACGGTCCACCACGAAATTCTTGCCGGTCAGCTCGCTGATATACTTGATAAAGAGATTGATATCGACATCGTTGAAATCAAGGGCGATGAACCGGCCACTTTTTTCCGGCTTTGCCGGCTCGGCGCCATGGGACGTGGTTGCCGTAATGGATCCCAGCAAAATGACGCAAAGAAGCAGGACAGTCGGCCATACCGACCCTGTGACAGGACGTTGAAAAACGGCTGCGCGCGCTCCATTTTTCAACAGCCTGGCAATGCGCCGTTCTCTGTAGTCAGCCGACCAATGATTCGTAAAAAAAGCCAATCCAATACTCCTGTGTAGTTCGCCAGGCCCCGCCCTGCCGCGGGAGCCGGGTACCGGTGGGCAATCGTGACACCTCAGCGGGCTTCAATGATGACCGGTGCCATCTCCGGCTCCTCCAGGTCGTCCCCATCCATCGCGTCCCGGGGACTTTCCTCGTCCGCTCGAAACACCGTATCTGGTATCGGTTGCTCCACATCCTGCCTCGCCACCTGCCGGGGACGAAACGACCTGCTGCCTGCTGTTCTCGGAGTGGAAATCCTGGGCCGGGCCACCGGCCGAGTTATTGAAATCGGTGGCATGGGCCGGCCGAACATATCGGTCCGGTCCACAACGTTTTTGCTCTCCCGGTCCTTGAGCAGCAGGACCTCCCTGCGTTTCCCCACCCGCAGGATCACCTTGCCCCGCTCGATGGATTCGATGATCGCGCCCTGGACAGCATCACCAACATGGTAAATATCCTGCCGTTTTTCCTTTTCGTCAACAATTATCGCCCGGGCGTCCCGCTCATTGCCGGAAACAGTGCCCAGCAGTTCCAGTTTCAAAGAGGTGGCCTCCAGGGGCTCTTCCCTGTCTTTCTCCTTCTGCGGCAACGGTTCGTTCACCACGGCCTGAAAAATATTGCGCTGGACGATGAGCTGATAATCCAGGGCCTGAACAGGCCCCGCATCAGCAGCTACAATGGTGCCGGGCTGCTTTTTCCTCTGGTCCAGGGCCGCTTCCGGCACCTGCATTCGCTGCTCCAGGCGGGAATAGAAAAACAGCACCGCGCCGTAGAGCAAAGTGGTAATGAGCAGCAACCTGATAGCCACGCGGAACATGATCAGCGCTGTCCCTCCAGGGTCTTTGGTGGAAACGGGCTTGCGGGAAAACGAATTCCCGGCTCGAGCAGGGTACCCTTGACACCGAAGGGAAGCTTGCCCTGCTGCAGACGCTCCCGTATCGAAGCGGTGGCGGCATCGTCGCGGATTCCGCCCAGCAGCTCCGGCAACGGCGTGATCATGCCGTGCAACTTTAAAGACGATGCCGTCAGCTGTGGCTGGAGCTGAACCGTTCCGGAAAAGATCGCCTTCAGCAACCGGGACCGCACCTGTCCGTCCTTGACCACAAGCTCCCTGCCCCGCTGCTCCAGAGTGAGCTCTATCTTCTGA encodes:
- a CDS encoding type II secretion system protein N → MFRVAIRLLLITTLLYGAVLFFYSRLEQRMQVPEAALDQRKKQPGTIVAADAGPVQALDYQLIVQRNIFQAVVNEPLPQKEKDREEPLEATSLKLELLGTVSGNERDARAIIVDEKEKRQDIYHVGDAVQGAIIESIERGKVILRVGKRREVLLLKDRESKNVVDRTDMFGRPMPPISITRPVARPRISTPRTAGSRSFRPRQVARQDVEQPIPDTVFRADEESPRDAMDGDDLEEPEMAPVIIEAR
- a CDS encoding HepT-like ribonuclease domain-containing protein, with product MFLKETIVQDAVLRNLQVLAESTQRLSDDFKSRHTAIEWYKIAGLRNILVHDYLGIDLETIWAAVTKNLPDLKVVVQDALT
- a CDS encoding nucleotidyltransferase family protein — its product is MNEYYKLQQKKNEILAIARQYGIVDIRVFGSVARGNESPQSDIDLLVKLEAGCSLLDLGGALVKLEKLLGRKVDIVTEKGLHWYLRDKIKKEARPL
- the gspD gene encoding type II secretion system secretin GspD; protein product: MLGSITATTSHGAEPAKPEKSGRFIALDFNDVDINLFIKYISELTGKNFVVDRGVRGKVTIISPTRISESDAYRVFESVLEVNGYTTVPSGSIIKIIPSAQARTKSIATILKGNATYPEDKVVTQIIPLAHANPDDVKKILAPLVSKTSVVISHTESGVLIITDVLSNIHRLQNIIRAIDVPSIGEDLVIMPLQNASATTVAKTLNQLFIRSVKKGSRREIVKVIPYERTNSLIVLASKVNVRKIRNLLVQLDSKVPRGEGKIQVYYLQHANAEELVKVLTNLPDTKSAGKSTGKAPPISRDVKIMADAETNSLIIQAPRDEYLVLEDVIKKLDIPRRMVYMEALIMEVQVSKSFELGVQWSGEASFSSGSGTILSGFSGSQDAPYDALNGISADPAVLPSGFSFGIMKQGVRIGNMYFPNLSAVVRAYKDDSDINIIATPQILTTDNKKAEIKVGENVPYIVSKNTTTAQEDYTNYEYKDVATSLSITPQINQSDLVRLDIGVEVIKLKNLNDGRPTTYTRSANTTVVVHNEETVVIGGIIGQDTSSGEYKVPLLGDIPLLGWLFKTSIESQEKTNLFIFITPHIVENPAELADLYYRKRDVMESVQPGSSDIPDSFFYNKPNPAHAAALADIGFAKLQKKEFDAAKQYFEQALKSDPENASALLNLGVILEHEGKKDQARALYEKVLNSPPPSKDDDTTGQKEKAATLDPFREMARKNLERLQQK